The nucleotide window ttcaactgttGTTAACTGAaaggtattttttaaaaaggatATTCCATACATCACTAGTTAGGTCAAAGTTCATTGTAGAACTTTTATTCACTGTTTACATCTTATAGGTCTTCATGTAACACTTCCTTGACAAATGATATTGAAACCATCaaaattacttatatttttaaattatttttacttttttttcaaaagagaAAGATAGATATTCCTACTAATGAAATGTACATACATACTTTAAGGTACACTCTTGTTCCAAATTCAAAACTTGCATTTTGGTAGTGGtcttcaaattccaaataattgCTTCATATGTAGAGGCAGTTAGCATATAATTTTTAGAGAAAGAAACATTTTGAACATTATATTTATGACCTGTCAACTTTCCACAAATCTGCCCAGAATGtatattgtaaattattatatcaCCAATATGAATGCCTGCCAGTATATGAAAGTCATTTAAAggagaaaattcaatgaatgtACATGGGCGCGATTGTTGTATTCCCCAGAATTTATTAATGGAATAATCAATGATATAAATATTGCCTTGATTATTAGCAAGTCCCAGAATATTATGAAACTGGTTGAAGCAGCTATGTGTAAATCTAGTTCTTTTATTGTATAAAGTATGTTGTACTTGCAATAGTAagctaaaaattcaaaatttcacattacTACTTCTTGTATcacataaaatttaattaccCATTTGATTTCATTGGTTTTGACttgaatatctttttattaatttcggGAATTTCTAACCATAATTCCATATTATGTTAActtatttaatttctatttttgtcaatatgtaTTCAGatagaataatttttgtgtttgttaTATGCATTCGATTCACGTTACTCATGACAACGGATATGACAATCATATATTAAGTTATGGATGCaactataatgaataataaaattattcccGTCTCCCATCACATAACTCAATTTTCTCTTTCCAGATTGAAAATTATGCCTCAAAAAAGTTCTCAAATCATGATGAAACTCTCACGTAGGATTTACTTTTATTATagatatatcaaaaagttttatcaaattgTAATATTGTTGATCGGtcattatcaaaaatgtattcaatttcaaacaattttatatcaGAAATCACACTTCACTGTTTACATtcttctttttagtttttttggcCTTTACTTTAATAGTACTTGGCCAACCTGGATTCCgctttatatttattgtatagtTTGGAAAAAGGGGAGCAAGATGTGTCACGATTACTGCGGAACAGAGTGAGCCAATCATCACCTTGACACATACATTATCGAATTCCGCATCCTTTGCGTGAGGCCAGAACGTAAGCGTCATGAAAGTGCCAAACGTATAATCGTTCAGTTTGTATTTTGATGTTCCGTGTAATATAATTGTGTATTGAATAGTGATTgctaattatataaaaactagaTTATATAGGAAAAGGAAGATAAATatacagagaaaaaaaaatctcgAGAAAAACAGAGTGCTGGCCCAACTGGTTCCCAACATGAAtgtgaacaaaatatttttacatataattaattataggaTTCGATGACTccattgtttatattttaattttagctACCGAAAATTTGTTCACACACATCATTTGTGTATTCCACCAAGCACTCATGATAATCACGTTCTCGACCACGATCGTTGCCGTTCCACTTAATCTAGAGCGTTGTAATCGTAAGCTTAAGAAGAATGGCTTACGAGGCGTTTTGAGCGTTGAGATAAATATAAGCGAatggcaaaacaaaaactataaagcGAAATCTTTAAAAGGTTATGTTATATTTGTaagtcattgaattttttagtggagtgtttataataaagtaaaatcaaaatcttCTGCGGCGATAGTAAAATGTGTGCGTCACAAGAATgcttcaaaagtatttataacatCTCATACCGAAtcaaataataagatatattgtCATATTTGCAATCTGCGTTTCTTGAATTTTAGAAATTCGGCTAATTCTTTCAACGCTCACTTCCAACCACCTCTTGACAAGGGTCGTAGTGAACGTTTGTCGTGACGCTTCCGCCGCGACCATAACGATCGTAATCGCTATGTGGAACGCTGAAAAGAGTATTTCAGGCGCTGTGAACGCTTGGTGGAACGCACCATTATCTCATATACTCTACATAAAGtcaaaattgacagtttatatataatgtgaggttatttatttataataaaacatgttttatatTATTGGATTAGGTTTGGGAGATCCTCAAGATATTACTGTTAAAGGTCTTGAAATTGTGAGAAAATGTGATAGAGTATATTTAGAATCTTATACATCTATATTAACCTGTGGAATAGAGGAATTACAGAAATTCTACGGAAGACCTTTAATTGTTGCAGACAGAGACTTAGTGGAGTTAGAAGCTAATGTTATTCTACAAGGAGCGAGAGAGGAAAATGTGGCATTATTAGTAGTAGGTGATCCTTTTGGTGCGACAACACATACTGATATCATCCTACGagctaaagaaaaaaatataccagTTCAAGTGGTTCATAATGCTTCTGTATTAAATGCTGTAGGTTGTTGTGGTTTGCAACTATATAGTTTTGGGGAAACTGTTTCCATTCCACTTTGGACAGATACCTGGCAACCAGATagtttttatgacaaaatagtgaataattttaaaaataaattacatacaTTATGTTTATTGGATATAAAAGTGAAAGAGCCGACCTTAGAAAGTTTAACTATGAAAAGAAAAGTGTATTTGCCTCCAAAATTCATGACAGTTAGTGAAGCTTCTCAACAATTAAAACagattattaaaagaaaaagagaagCCGGAGAGAAGCCTATAGTAGCAGAAGAAGTGTTATGTGTAGGATTAGCTAGGATTGGATCAGATACTCAGAAAATTGTTGTATGCAATTTAGAAATAATGTCAGCAGTTGATTTAGGTGCACCTTTACATTCTTTGATAATTATAGGACCTGTTACACATCCAATTGAAATGGAATACTTATCACAATTTTCATTAAACAATTCTGGATCATTTTTGTcataataaatcgattattttcaacacattttttattaaatttatagtCTATTGAAACtactgtttaaaaataaattttattcaatttataattaaaaaatgaccTTACAATAAAATCCaattgtaaaaatgtaaaaagtaaACATGGAAATATAACTGTGTTAGACAGAAATTCAAAGAATCTGTGAGCTCCAAAACTTTTGATCTATTCTGAGTTTCTTAGCTTAGCTTCTTCTCATAAGAGATGAATAGTTTCAAATTAGTTTACTTcagttgaaatatcaaaattttgaataaaaaactgaaaatcaattttgtttCAAGCATAGCCTAATTTATAAGGCAAGAGAGcaagattatttaaattatgGAGTTATGGGTGGAGTTATCctaattttaaattagtatTAGTGTAACATTTCTGTTAGTGGTTGTCTAAAAGTTTGTTCTATTGCTTTACAAtggtttgttttcattttcttagacattttcaagtttatttttgttttttcagcaTAATCTGTATAAAATGTGggaataaaaattcatttgaatttcaCCTATTAGTGtccaaatataaattcaaatggagtaaatttaattgtattatgtactagctgacccgacagacttcgtcctgtcaaaaagatttgtaatgtggcagtttttgtgcctacgtattttaaaaaattctcctgaacagaaccgtcaccctggtgatagggcgttgtgaataaaaaataattaaataaaacatatataaggatttaaaagtaagtaatcgctttattgttaatcatgtgaatcataaataattattattattatcattgtagtgctttgtggtatacgatgttttttgtttgattacctggcgcatagataaacaaatctgatggttttccaacacgggaacaggcaacatacaattgaccatgtgagaaacatgggttttctagattaataccacaaacacttaatgattgcccctgggacttgtttatagtcatagcaaaagcaagccgcactggaaactgtagtcgtttaaactcaaatggcacatcagtcggaatcattgggatgcgcggtatgagaacatcttctcctttatactttcctttgagtatagttgcttctatcacattgtttagtaattttttt belongs to Diorhabda carinulata isolate Delta chromosome X, icDioCari1.1, whole genome shotgun sequence and includes:
- the LOC130902276 gene encoding diphthine methyl ester synthase encodes the protein MFYIIGLGLGDPQDITVKGLEIVRKCDRVYLESYTSILTCGIEELQKFYGRPLIVADRDLVELEANVILQGAREENVALLVVGDPFGATTHTDIILRAKEKNIPVQVVHNASVLNAVGCCGLQLYSFGETVSIPLWTDTWQPDSFYDKIVNNFKNKLHTLCLLDIKVKEPTLESLTMKRKVYLPPKFMTVSEASQQLKQIIKRKREAGEKPIVAEEVLCVGLARIGSDTQKIVVCNLEIMSAVDLGAPLHSLIIIGPVTHPIEMEYLSQFSLNNSGSFLS